A segment of the Centropristis striata isolate RG_2023a ecotype Rhode Island chromosome 15, C.striata_1.0, whole genome shotgun sequence genome:
aatttattctaattataatgattatggcttgaTGAAGACCTAAGACTCAGTGtctccaaaaaaatgtaatattacaaaagaccaattttaaaaaagtatgtttaatatggaaatgttggcctctgaaaagtatgtctatctatatgactcaatacttggttggggctgtttgacttcaactactggaaattgacttttccataatattctaatgtattgagatgcacctgtatatactTCCTTTCAAATTGTCCCAATGCCCTGTGTAAAAATCACCTCCTTTATTTTCTCTGCAGAGGCGTGGACTGTTGAGGATCTTCTGCATGAAGATGACATCATTGACAAAGTGCCCCTGCAGAGGCTGCAGCTGTTAGGTATTAATCCAACAATACCTTTCATCTGCTCTCAACACTGTTGGCTGCAGCATCACACATCACATGGCCCTTGGATTTAACAACTACATTACATAAGTTTTCTGGGAAAAACAAAACTCAGTTGtggaaaatgtaatgttttcttatttctcCCCAGGTCAGTCAAAAGAGCTGAGAGATCTTCTTTGCAACCCCCACCTGCGACAGTTACTGCGCTCCGTTGACAGCGCAGCAAGCAAAGATGATGCGATGAAGGCTGCCATGCAGGAACCTCTGTTTGTTGAATTTGCAGATCAGTGTTTGAAAACTGTTGAAAATGAAGCTGATGGTTTGTAAAATTGTTCTGTGGATCAGATAActtttgattatatttttgtaaaaaaaagccTCAGAATAAGCATGTTGTGTAGTTACTGTATTTTTTCCTGATCCAATCATCTTGTGCCTCCTCATGCTACAGTATGTAtagaatgtttaaataaaattctgaaatgtttttaaaacgaTACAGATTCCTGAGTCGATACTAAAGGCTTTACAGTGTTAGTTACCTGTGGAATCCCTGATCACATGTTAAAGGGTTTGTTTATGCACACAGACAAATTCATACATAAAACCTGCGGTTCTCAAAGTGTGGGCGTGAGTATAATTTGAACAGACCATAAGGCACGGCTCTCACTCCCCAGCATCCTAAAGAGGAACTGGAAGTTGCACCTGTGCCTGTTGCAGTGATCAGAGTCAGACTGACTATGACAGATGaaaatgaagaaacaaaaaaacaatgtcagtAGGCTATCCTATGCCTGTTGACTTTTCCAGATGTGGCAGATAATCGTTTTGTAATGTTGAGTAGTATCTAGCCTGACAATAATAAGAAACATTTTGCTCTTACCTGAAGTAGgcttaatgtaaaataaaagccttttgaGGCCTTATAGgtgaatatattttatgttatttaatttttatgtataatgttattttaattttgtccccccccccccaaatccCATCTGTGGCCATTATACCAAGTGTAAGTGAACTTGGTTTAATTTGAGGTTATTGAGTTAAAATGTAGTTACAACATGTTATTTGGGAATGTTCAGCTTGGCGTATTTCATTAGCATTGTGTTGGGGCGATGGGGGCAGGTGGGGCCTGAAAATTCCCCCTTGTCCAAAGTGgggaatgaccaaaaaagtttgagaaccactgcattaaacatacattcatacaCAAATTTATAACActgacatttatttctacaaaaCAGCCATTTAAATCCGGACATATTTCAAGTGTACATTAATCCCTTGGTATCACTGGCAAAACAGTACATAGATGTCAAATTACAAACTTATAATGCCATTTCAGTAAATCTATAGCTGGGAAAAATGAAATGGTGAGTAAATGAAGATATGCAACAGAGCTGTCCCTGTAAAAAGCTAGAATGATAAACATCAGTGTTAGGTTACATGAATAATGTTTTGTAACGTTACTTATAGTAAAAACCTGTTttgaatattataaaatatgattaaaGTCAAATAATGCCTATAATAACATGTTTGTTCTCATGACACACTCATGTAAAAAGACTTTGGTATGTTATACAGTACTTGCATTAATGCTTTGGACTGCAGCAGATTAAAAATCCAACAAGGAAGTGTTTCAGTCAAATATTTTACAGACGTGCATATTAGATAATAACGTTTATCCAACGACGAGCAGCAATTTGAATAAACTTGGGTTCATCCTTTCCCTGTTTCACTGAAGAGATGTCTGCTTGTTCATGTGCATCTGGTgctgtgtgtgagcaggtgttAGGTTTTAATGTGCAATATGTGCTTTACATGTGCAATACTTACATAATTACTGTTTTCCCCCACTCAGCCTCAGCATAAATCACACTCAAAATAAATGTCAGATGGCATCATATCTGCATCTGACCCGTGTTTTTACACCCAAAATACATctataaaatcacataaataatcaccctgaaataaatacatatactaTCAGCCCATTTGTGATTTGAGTGTAGATTTTAAGGAAGGCACTCGTCAAAAGGCCCAATGCTTTGTTCAACAGTCAGATGGCAACAATTCCTCTGTTTAAAAAAGGTGCTAACTATGTGCTATGTGATTTCAGCCACAAAACATGATTCTGTTTGCCTTATCCTGCCGTGacatcatcataatcattaCTCACAccccattcattcattcattcattctttgaTTATGTCTTTTCCCAGATGTGACGGGTCAGTGGTTAGTGTTTTTGGACAGGTCGCTGACTGACTGACATAATCTTTGGCATTCTTAACAAAAGTTGGAGCAAattgataaatataaaatagcagGTGTGTTCCCTCTGTGTCAGATTCACTGTAGAAAAACACTTTCTTACAAGAGATTGTCCTGAGTCTGTGTCCATGAAATCAGCCTGTAGTGTTCTGCAAACTCTTATAATGTCTTCTCCAGCAGGATGGCATTGAACCCCGTCACGTCACTCTTCATGTCTGGCCGCCTGTCAGCATAGAGGAGTGGAGACTGCTGACAGTGCAGCTTTACAGATCCctgagtagaaaaaaaaatctcaaatgacCATATCATCACAATAGTCATTCAAATTAGACTCCCTATAGACAAAaaatagtgaagaaaaaaattccCATTTTTGTGGGAACCCTTTGTCATCTTGTTGAGAACCACAGGTCTAAAAATCTACTCTATCGAGTTTAAAAGTTAGCATTTTTTCAGAGGAGCAATACAGTAGCACACTGATTATTACAAGATGACATTCAAATAATGGTTTACCACAGGAGGACGTATAGGCATTACTTATACTGATTATTGAATGTTTGACAATATCATGACTTTACTTAACAAGTCCAGTAAAAGActtaatgactaaaaatagaataattacataaatataaCATTTGTTTTCTAGAACTTGGTGGGACTTTTAAGAGAACCCTCACCTTGGGTTGAGCCCGTATGGAGGCTAGCTCCTCGGAGTACTGGTTGGTCTTCACCTTATACTCCCCTCTCCTGGAGGGCAGGTTGAGGGAGGCCATCACAGACATCATCTTCTGGAAGCCAGTGGCTGTCATAGACATGGTGATGGAGGGGGCCGAGGCCAGAGCCAGGCCCATGGGCCACCCTCGCACTGTGACAGGCTCCGGGATGGAGGACAGCTGCACGGAGCCCCGCGCCCGGATCACAGGGCTCAGGACTGGCACTTCCTCCTCCACAAGGTCCTTTGCATCATCCAGTTCTGCCTCAGCCAAGGATTTCAACAGTGTCTGCCCAAAGAACAAAACTCAATTACAGATTATCCATAACTCCGGCTATTTGTGGTCACTGGAGAGATTTAGCATTGCTCTCCTACGGTGCTGCAGGGGtcatgtatttttgtaggccagcCTGAAAGTTATTATCAGCCTCGTGCACTTGAAAAAAGCCAACAGGATTTTtgtattggattttggatcagaaaataagctctgtggcaaacaaaagtttatgaTACTTACACATTTAGCACAATCTGCACAAAAGAGCACCACTTTGGATTTTTTAAGCGTAAATATAATCACCAAGAGATGAAAGGTAATGCCAGATTCAGATTACTttgatatgtttttattgtCGCCACCACTAGGCGGATGATGACGTTTACTGTCCTGACAACCTCTGCAGTCTCATTTAATTTGTTAGCAAACAGCTTGTTAAAGACATGCATGAGCTTCATAATCAATAGGTGGGACAGTTTTATTAATCATCCCAAGAcacaaggaaggaagaaaaaaaaaatcaataattcaATCTGATACTTTGTGCATGTTAAATCTGTGTAAccttgtgatattttgtgtattgtgtacATTTCTTGTACTGTGCATGGTACAAGTATGCAAAAACAATgtatgagtgcatgtgtgtatgtttaaataCATGTTTATGTCAGTATATGGTTATGCATattgtacatacatacagtcatggaaaaaatgattgttgttttctctaatttcttgtttattttaatgtctggtacaactaaaggtacatttgtttggacaaatgtaatgataacaacaaaaatagctgataagagtttaatttaagagctgatatatagccATTTTCACTGGTtatcttgataataacaaaaaaatcattatcacgAAAACAGCAAATAGCTCGATATCagttcttatgagctatttttgttgttatcattacatttgtccaaacaaatgtaccttt
Coding sequences within it:
- the znhit3 gene encoding zinc finger HIT domain-containing protein 3 isoform X1, with amino-acid sequence MQLCSVCSEHIPKYKCPACKIRYCSLGCYKRHKVDACLPVEQSTPPDPEAKVSFNTEAWTVEDLLHEDDIIDKVPLQRLQLLGQSKELRDLLCNPHLRQLLRSVDSAASKDDAMKAAMQEPLFVEFADQCLKTVENEADGL
- the znhit3 gene encoding zinc finger HIT domain-containing protein 3 isoform X2, with protein sequence MQLCSVCSEHIPKYKCPACKIRYCSLGCYKRHKDACLPVEQSTPPDPEAKVSFNTEAWTVEDLLHEDDIIDKVPLQRLQLLGQSKELRDLLCNPHLRQLLRSVDSAASKDDAMKAAMQEPLFVEFADQCLKTVENEADGL